In Belonocnema kinseyi isolate 2016_QV_RU_SX_M_011 chromosome 4, B_treatae_v1, whole genome shotgun sequence, a single window of DNA contains:
- the LOC117172084 gene encoding uncharacterized protein LOC117172084 yields the protein MNNLTFQVYEANLFEESFNKGDSPLVSPLQSSYAGSTNFSSVDASGSAPDSDTSNLRRLIENDTFLKNVSKNDSENFLNVGYSRLKNSPNCKSSPKPQTMDTSTASSTNHQFLGLSYCLNKRGSKSPDSGCLQSLMTSLEEATDPNKTNPKTISGLQLMRLIETTKFQETLINLGNDLVKSSKEITVNQLAQVLVEMLQTDSSCSNSFFNSTTILKLSEKKIEDESSLSDLYFDFSHSSPTISSKTPEKSFEVKTEEGSSGETRKEQTKIPLFANIESNKQNPILQIIKKEIVSPKKNKNRFSSKVWQYPSFKKIIFKPQKKKYVASPRFKQNEYNEKDIVNSTTDSEALFLHLEQNLVLEEKESQNNLRRSVLMDSILKEESTTSEDFKLIKDNPEITKNKKLPEKTSQCSDNKSEERSKKSARQRIKSVENISHREQKNFVSKNAFPSIKRKKFLGQKNNFSSPKPTVKIGLTSSTKSPMLAKIQHWGRKHCSNWKSPRKSSNSNKSIVIDSSSLRPVSLTRQLFSPAAKAQGFPRGIPPIKITESSKVSLHSTPKDLNHEKISQSKSAKNNSPKKPWR from the exons GCGATTCACCTCTCGTTTCCCCTCTTCAGTCATCATACGCTGGCTCTACAAATTTCTCTAGCGTAGATGCAAGCGGATCTGCACCCGATTCGGACACATCCAATCTACGAAGGCTCATAGAGAATGATACCTTCTTGAAAAACGTGTCCAAAAATGattctgaaaattttctgaaCGTAGGATACTCCAGATTAAAGAATTCCCCAAACTGTAAGTCCAGTCCAAAACCTCAGACAATGGACACATCAACCGCTTCAAGTACAAATCATCAGTTTCTTGGTTTATCATATTGTCTAAATAAGCGTGGCTCCAAGAGTCCCGATTCCGGGTGTCTTCAATCTTTGATGACAAGTTTAGAAGAGGCGACTGATCCCAACAAGACCAATCCAAAAACAATTTCTGGCCTCCAATTGATGAGGCTAATCGAgactacaaaatttcaagaaactttgATAAATCTCGGGAATGATTTGGTCAAGTCCTCAAAGGAAATTACCGTCAATCAGTTGGCTCAAGTTCTTGTCGAAATGTTACAGACTGATTCGAGTTGCTCAAATAGCTTCTTTAATTCAACAACGATTTTGAAGCTGAGTGAGAAAAAAATAGAGGACGAGTCCTCTCTCAGCgatttgtattttgatttttctcaTTCTTCACCAACCATATCATCGAAAACACCAGAAAAGTCTTTCGAAGTGAAGACAGAAGAGGGTTCTAGTGGAGAAACCAGGAAGGAACAGACCAAGATTCCTCTGTTCGCCAATATTGAATCTAACAAGCAGAATCCAATTTTGCAgatcattaaaaaagaaatagtttctcccaagaaaaacaaaaatcgcTTTTCCTCCAAAGTTTGGCAGTATcctagtttcaaaaaaattatcttcaaaccGCAGAAGAAAAAATACGTCGCGTCTCCTCGCTTTAAGCAAAATGAATATAATGAAAAAGATATTGTAAATTCTACCACCGACAGCGAAGCACTTTTTTTGCATTTGGAGCAAAACCTTGTGCTTGAGGAGAAGGAATCTCAAAATAATCTGAGAAGGAGTGTGTTGATGGATAGCATCTTAAAAGAAGAATCTACAACTTCTGAGGATTTTAAATTGATCAAGGATAATCCAGAAATTAC caaaaataaaaaacttcctgAAAAGACATCACAATGTTCTGATAATAAGTCGGAGGAGAGGAGCAAGAAATCCGCAAGGCAGAGAATTAAGTCGGTTGAAAATATTTCTCATCGggagcaaaaaaattttgtgtcaaaaaatgcttttccgtcaatcaaaagaaaaaagtttttgggTCAAAAGAATAACTTTTCTTCGCCTAAACCGACAGTGAAGATCGGACTTACCTCTTCAACCAAATCGCCAATGTTAGCCAAAATTCAGCACTGGGGAAGAAAACATTGTTCTAATTGGAAGTCACCCAGAAAAAGTTCCAACAGCAACAAATCTATTGTTATCGATTCGAGTAGTCTTCGCCCAGTTTCACTAACAAGGCAACTTTTTTCCCCTGCCGCAAAAGCACaag GATTTCCACGAGGCATCCCACCAATTAAAATAACAGAATCTTCGAAAGTAAGTTTGCATAGCACTCCGAAGGATCTGAATCATGAGAAAATTTCCCaatcaaaatctgcaaaaaataacTCGCCAAAGAAACCCTGgaggtga